In one window of Megalopta genalis isolate 19385.01 chromosome 8, iyMegGena1_principal, whole genome shotgun sequence DNA:
- the B-gluc1 gene encoding beta-1,3-glucan recognition protein 1: MRVHIDQFILVVSIFLFDISCGQYVPPTPTVEPLAPRGLRISIPHEDGISLVAYHVKFNDDFYSLEAGTIAVDIIKPRNGRWVYQDRTTKLKIGDIIYMWVHVVYNGLGYNLLDQQHEVTEFYNANGTIAGPVQRVDGSCKVASDTKVYTRDGASQQLKRNSACAGQLIFEENFDTLDTNRWKIIERFSEAPNFEFVVYKNDEENVHVRDGKLYIKPTLVKEKYGLTFVQDGSLRLDKCTAEIGSLDCSRVANAWNILPPVISGRLNTKPSFNFMYGKVQVRAKLPSGDWIYPLITLENDASSNESSYCSFMIAHSFGNPLLVTTEGKDIGSKFLQAGAYVTNLENNDLQDNRMALPTKVIDSSWSNDYHIYEIEWKREHVILRVDDIKYGEQRVPSMFDVPVYINVGVGVGGRSLFPDGCRSGNYVKPWKNKGVKALYNFYSSDNTWLANWGQVDKGLSIDYIKVYAL; this comes from the exons ATGCGTGTTCATATCGACCAGTTTATTCTAGTTGTTTCAATATTTTTGTTCGATATAAGCTGCGGGCAATATGTTCCACCAACGCCGACCGTTGAACCACTTGCTCCGAGAGGACTGCGAATTTCCATTCCAC ACGAGGATGGAATCAGTTTGGTCGCCTATCATGTAAAATTTAACGACGATTTCTACAGTCTTGAAGCGGGGACCATCGCCGTTGATATCATCAAACCGAGAAATGGTCGCTGGGTTTACCAGGACCGCACCACCAAACTGAAAATTGGGGATATCATTTATATGTGGGTGCATGTCGTGTACAATGGTTTGGGTTACAATTTACTTGACCAACAACACGAAGTTACAG AATTTTATAATGCCAATGGAACTATAGCCGGTCCTGTACAACGTGTTGACGGCTCGTGCAAAGTTGCATCTGATACGAAGGTATACACACGTGATGGAGCATCCCAGCAACTAAAGCGCAACAGTGCCTGCGCGGGTCAATTAATTTTCGAAGAGAACTTCGACACACTCGATACAAATCGTTGGAAGATTATTGAACGTTTCTCGGAGGCGCCG AACTTCGAATTTGTCGTTTACAAAAACGACGAAGAAAATGTTCACGTTCGAGATGGTAAATTGTATATTAAACCAACTCTCGTCAAAGAGAAATACGGCTTGACGTTTGTGCAAGACGGGTCTTTGCGATTGGATAA ATGTACGGCAGAGATTGGTAGCCTAGATTGCTCACGAGTAGCAAATGCCTGGAATATTTTGCCGCCTGTAATTTCAGGGCGATTGAATACCAAACCATCTTTCAACTTCATGTATGGAAAGGTCCAAGTTCGCGCTAAATTACCGAGCGGCGATTGGATATATCCAC TGATCACTCTAGAGAATGATGCCTCATCAAATGAATCATCTTACTGTAGCTTCATGATTGCCCATTCATTTGGCAATCCGTTACTCGTAACAACCGAGGGAAAAGATATAGGCAGTAAATTTCTCCAGGCCGGTGCATATGTAACTAATCTGGAAAATAATGATCTGCAGGACAACCGAATGGCTCTCCCGACGAAGGTGATAGACTCGTCGTGGTCTAATGACTATCATATCTATGAAATTGAATGGAAACGTGAACATGTCATTCTTAGAGTCGATGATATAAAGTATGGAGAACAGAGGGTGCCATCAATGTTCGATGTTCCA GTTTACATTAACGTGGGTGTGGGTGTTGGAGGACGCAGCCTTTTCCCTGACGGATGCAGAAGTGGCAACTATGTAAAACCGTGGAAAAATAAGGGCGTGAAG GCGCTGTACAACTTCTACAGCAGTGACAATACGTGGCTGGCTAATTGGGGACAAGTAGACAAAGGCTTGTCAATAGACTACATCAAAGTATACGCGTTGTAG
- the LOC117225759 gene encoding Golgi resident protein GCP60 — MAGTNGDISSMGRKIEKLGISADESTKNDNDTEKEKRVEPRLWGFETRELYKMAVNFYKEKEGKAVHLSYEDKLKLVAFTQQVTHGKCTAENAPPLGVLDVIGRDRRLAWQNLGDISKDQAMEGFIVLLDKLCPLFRTVVEAQKRDIEEKLRLKKEEEARQLEEEKRLKELDEQKKKEEEARLKEELQRRQIQDALNQQTYYQFKMYAEQQYPGNPEQQGVLIRQLQEQHYHQYMQQLRQNQLVAEEQTPETNNATTEEPEKEEPTKETEETAPLNGEDSDELDWPPIAPAEMWTIKGVEEFKETIRREAGDAVIKVGHGETVTVRVPTHEDGSCLFWEFATDGYDIGFGVYFEWSKPETSQVSVHITESEDEDEDEDDYVLREDLESGVSNGSVQSDYKLPSPPISEIVPVYRRDSQEEIYAGSHRYPGQGVYLLKFDNSYSLWRSKTLYYRVYYTQNGYVN, encoded by the exons ATGGCGGGCACCAATGGTGACATTTCCTCAATGGGGaggaaaatcgaaaaattagGAATATCTGCCGATGAATCAACGAAAAATGACAATGACACGGAAAAGGAGAAAAGAGTCGAGCCTCGTCTTTGGGGTTTTGAGACCCGAGAACTCTATAAAATGGCAGTAAATTTCTATAAAG AGAAGGAAGGGAAAGCAGTTCATCTATCTTACGAAGATAAGTTAAAATTAGTTGCTTTTACACAACAAGTAACGCATGGGAAATGTACAGCAGAAAATGCTCCGCCTTTGGGTGTATTGGATGTGATCGGAAGGGACAGACGTTTGGCATGGCAAAATTTGGGAGATATATCTAAAGATCAGGCTATGGAGGGATTTATAGTTTTATTAGACAAATTGTGTCCTTTGTTCAGAACAGTTGTAGAAGCGCAAAAAAGGGATATAGAAGAAAAATTAAGGCtaaagaaagaagaagaggCAAGACAATTAGAAGAAGAGAAAAGATTGAAAGAACTagatgaacaaaagaaaaaggaagaagAAGCTAGGTTAAAGGAAGAATTACAGAGGAGACAAATTCAAGATGCCTTAAATCAGCAAACGTATTATCAATTTAAAATGTATGCAGAACAACAGTATCCTGGAAACCCAGAACAACAAGGCGTTTTAATAAGGCAGTTACAAGAGCAACATTATCATCAATACATGCAACAATTGCGTCAGAATCAGTTAGTCGCAGAAGAACAAACACCAGAAACAAACAATGCCACAACAGAAGAACCTGAAAAGGAAGAGCCAACTAAAGAAACTGAAGAAACAGCACCATTAAATGGAGAAGACTCGGATGAATTGGATTGGCCACCTATAGCACCTGCTGAAATGTGGACAATAAAAGGTGTCGAAGAGTTTAAAGAAACCATTAGGAGAGAAGCTGGTGATGCAGTTATTAAAGTTGGACATGGAGAAACAGTGACTGTGAGAGTGCCAACACATGAAGATGGCTCGTGTCTGTTTTGGGAGTTTGCAACGGATGGTTATGATATTGGTTTTGGGGTATATTTTGAGTGGTCAAAGCCAGAAACAAGTCAAGTGTCAGTACATATTACTGAATCTGAAGATGAGGATGAAGATGAGGATGATTATGTTTTAAGGGAAGATTTAGAGAGTGGAGTATCAAATGGTAGTGTTCAGTCTGATTATAAACTACCATCACCGCCTATAAGTGAGATAGTACCT GTATATAGGAGAGATTCTCAAGAAGAAATCTATGCGGGAAGTCATAGATACCCTGGACAG GGAGTGTATCTTCTTAAATTTGATAATTCATACTCACTTTGGCGGAGCAAAACGCTTTATTACAGAGTATATTATACTCAGAATGGCTATGTAAATTAG